Below is a window of Plasmodium malariae genome assembly, contig: PmUG01_00_3, whole genome shotgun sequence DNA.
tttctaaaaagaattaataaaaaattatataacttgtacactatattaaaaagttaaattttatattttgaatttttataaatgaattcaatttattcatttcaatgataggtatttttttttttttttaaatttaattactataaagattatatatattatattttaaaagttatttattttgtaatttatgtGAAACACgttatagttatataatttttgaaggTATTTacgaagaaataataaaattgaatattaaaaataaatatttaattttatcatatgaggaatattatattattttaaaatttttttcttatttagtataatatagtattagagaaatatatgatggaacaaaaaattaagttaatcTTATTTATCAAAACTACAATGTTATTCGTTTTAATATGGATATTCAATTTTATCAATGATTTCGTacgttattttatttaaggatatatatgttatttatgcatttcGTGATGTACTTTATTTAATACAGCTTTTTACtactaaattatataatctattatataataagtattcattttttttttcttagtatatttttaataaatatttggcTAATGagaacaattttaataagaCATTAGATACAATAACTTATAGAttactagcaaaatataaggaagacaaatattcaaatattacACAGTTAAAAGTGGGTATGCCAGACAATGGGAAGTCggataaagaaaatatatctattaatataaaaagaaataaaggaaaaaataaacagtCAGATGGTAGTCTATTAAATAAGGCTACATATTATACAGAAGTCGTAGATTATAATGATGGAatgtttgatggaaaacatttccattttgaaaaaagatggatcaaaaaaaatgattataacACTTTTCTTGAAAAGAACAATAGAATTGGGAATATAgctttaagaaaaataaaatttagaaattaCGGATTTGgagttttcatattttttatttttttcttgttggGAATAGGATTACCCATATTAAAAGCACTATCTTCATACAGTGGACTTGAAGAAAAATTAGGTTTTATGACAAGCTTTTGGAAGTATATAGAAAAACCTTTCACGTATATAGTAGAAGAACAAGAAgcttttgtattattttcttttgttcttATCATTATATTAGGTGCTATTCTTATAATAGCTATTCCCAAGATCTtgagaaataatgaaaaatataaaaagattaaGTTAATGACTgagtaaatgaaaaaataagtatacgAATTTTTATGTGAGGcaattattaatatgaagtaatatatttaatatatgagtaatatatttctgaATAAGATAACTATTATATAaagttttataaatgtacgtGAGTATACTTGGTCTGTATGTTAAGAAAcggtaaaatataaacatatatgtttcCTTATgaatttcacatttttaatacttttcgttttttattttaaaattttattttcgcttaattaaatatatttagacaaatataaatgtttgtgtatgtaaatagatttctataaaaaatatatgtttttactTTCAAATGAATGCATAATAGTACAACTTGaataattacaaataaatatattcatttatgttAGGGAACTAAagttttttctattttatatgtagttACAAACTATAATCACTATTTTTTCATGGTTTTAAGAAAatgcattattatatttgaattaataataaatgtgtatagtatcaaaaaaaaaaaaagtgaataaATTTGgttgtattaatatttatagatttatttttattaattagaaaaaaaattttagaacAATTATATTTAGAGCTTTTTTTAAGagatataatgtaaaaaatttttaaaaattatatagtaactatcttgttataatttattttgaaattaattttgataaaaattgttaactAAAAAGGAGAGAAATATGTATAACAGTAAcagaattataatatattagctatatttatattatatgtagtattaggttttaatatattttgatctACAGTACCTACTAAAACCTAAGCTggaaatacataattatttaacatatgcatagttatatttttatattataaataatacttaaaattattaatttgtataataatacaagAAATAGTGCTATTAATTCTTACagatcatatatatttatatatgaaaccAATAATTCCAATAATATAACCCTATAAAGTATATTGAAACTTTAAAATTTGTGCTACTATTATtctttgttttataaatgtcttaaaaatacaaacaggaaatgatataataagaaaaaaggcAACTAAATTAAgcattaaattttaaaaataaattgtttctttttttttttttaacattctactggatatatttgtgtacagtattttttttattttaagttttttttttttttttttttctatttaataaggttatttgttctttattaaataattttatgtgcATTTTTTCAATCCAAAGACCATTAGCAAAAGCAgttgataaattaaaatgtaataatttttaaacatattttaacaaCGTTTTAGAAgaatgattttttattttataagataATATTagcagaaaaataaaaataagtaataagGAAAGTGATTTATATTGGTTTTATATGAagtattttgtttattaatattacttttttcttttcatatttgATTCTACCATATcttacaaataattatatttataaattacataaagttttatatttaaaatatgtttttgcAAAGttaatgttaaaaatgatcaaatataaaaatactctTAAATGTAGCGaattctattattataatgtaatGTGATTccgaaataaaataaatgataaaaaaaatttctttcttatttatttgtttatatcttttttaaaagcaaatattatataagcattaatgtaaaaaattagatattCAGCAtagtttcattatttttatatattaatgattttaataatttcaatCATTTACACaatgaaatttaataaaagctatataaactaaaaaaaaacacattaatattatcaatatatatatatatataaatgtgaatatattacatttacgataacatatttattgtatagaaaattaaattatttattaaaaagtagaatttttaaatataatccTTTAATTGAgtgaaaacataaataattcgAAAGAATAAGCATGCATTTATCTGAAAAGaggttaaaaatatatattaagtaaatattattaatctCCGAGCATTTACTAGCGGGCAGCACCTTAATATgtttaagtatataatttatagtttttataatttataataaaatataattcgtgtatatatttttatcaagtttctatatattttacatattttctatttattttttaaaacactaATTTTTTCCATAGCCCCAAAAATagcatattaataatttattgaaatttctatttaaaataagaatttaaaatgttaaagtTGAAAAAGtctaaatatagaaataaatctaagaaaaatgatatatgACATTATTGAAAGtataatatcatatttaaaataaatataatgaaaaaatatatatatatattacttttgtataagtatgtatacgttgattatacatgtatacataaagcattataataataataaaaatgaaaatttttatattattaacgaTATATCTATATGTCAACatttgtagaaaaaaaattattaatatgctgacatatatatatagaaataagtaaaagggaaaaatgtgattactaaaatatatgaagcgTTCAAAATTGGCTTTATTCcacattaataatatatatttttggagAACAACAGAAAGGGAGAAATTTAGAAAAGACGcattgaaataaatt
It encodes the following:
- the PmUG01_00015700 gene encoding fam-m protein; its protein translation is MMEQKIKLILFIKTTMLFVLIWIFNFINDFYIFNKYLANENNFNKTLDTITYRLLAKYKEDKYSNITQLKVGMPDNGKSDKENISINIKRNKGKNKQSDGSLLNKATYYTEVVDYNDGMFDGKHFHFEKRWIKKNDYNTFLEKNNRIGNIALRKIKFRNYGFGVFIFFIFFLLGIGLPILKALSSYSGLEEKLGFMTSFWKYIEKPFTYIVEEQEAFVLFSFVLIIILGAILIIAIPKILRNNEKYKKIKLMTE